CGACGACACTGCCCATGCTGCCCCCACTGAAGTCGAAGTCCATGATGGCGACCGTGACCTCTTGCCCCAGAATCCGTCCGGTTCCCGTCAGAATGGCGTCGGGTCGGCCCGTCTTGGCCTGCGCGCGCCGCAGCCGCTCGGGGTACGGTTCGGTATCGACGAACCCGAGGGGATCAAGCGGGGTGACCCGGCCGCTGAGTTGCACAAAGCTGCCGTCGTCAAGCAGCACCTCGGCACGCTTTGTGGCGCCCAGGCGCTGATGGTGGTTGCATTTTGGGCAGACGTAGGCGTTGGCCTCGAAATCGCGGTTGTACACGCTGGCCTTGCACGACGTGCATTTGGTCCAGAGGTCCGGGAGCGCCTCGGAGTCAGTGGTCTGCTGGGGTTTTTTGCGTCGGAAGAACTTATCGAGTGCCAAGGGCTTTTTCTCCTTCGCGCATTCTAGAGGCGTCGGCGCGGCGCGGCTGTACTGAGTCTAACGCGCGTTCGCTCACTGCCGCCCCCGCAGGGACGCGCGGTGCCCACGCGCAGCAGTCAGCATTCCACGGTACGCAACTTCAGAAGCGTCCGGGGCGATCTTCGGGGGGCAGGTCGCCCAGACGGCGACGCAGGTAGTCGTCAATCTGGCCGAGATCGGCGGACAGTTCGTCGCGCAGTCGGTCCATGCGGGCCGCCAGTTGCGGACCCAGTTCGCTCTGCCCTCTACTTCCACCTTGCTCCAGGGCCGCGAAGCGCTCCGAAAGGTAAGCCTGTAACTGCGAGAACCGGCTGCTCTCCTGCTGATCCAGCGATTGACGCAGGTTCTCCATTTCCCGCAGGGTGCGCGCTTCCGCCGCACGAGAACGCAGATCGGCGTACGAGGTGAGCAGCGAAAAGAGCAGCGCGATCAGGGCGCCGATCACCAGCACGATCATGCCCAGCGGTACGGTATAGGAAGCAGCACCAAACAGATTGAGGGTGTGCGGATACATCAAGGCGTCGAAGTTGAAGACTGCGAACACGATCAGCAGCGCCAGCACCACAATCAGCACGACGGTATTGAGCTTCATGAGAAACCTCCGGTGCCTCAGCCTAGCAGGGCGGGCATGAACACGGACGTGGGGTCAGGTGAAGGTGAGCTGGCCCAGGCGCACGGGGAAGCCGGGCTCAATGAACGCGGCCCAACACCAGCGGGGGGGGCTCACGGCGCGTGGGCGTCACGCGCAGCCCTGCGCGCAGCAGCTGCGCGGCGTGCTCCACGCCGTGTTCACGGTGATACAGGCGCGCCAGCACGTCGCCTGGCTGCACGGCCGCTCCCGGCTTGAAGGGCAGCTCGACACCCACGCCATGATCGATGGCCTCCCCTTTCTGCTCGCGTCCACCGCCCAGCAGCAGCACCGCCCGCCCGACAGCCAGCGCGTCGATCTCGTCAAGATACCCGGCCTGCTGGGCCGTGATCTCCAGACGACCCGGCGCCACGTCGAGCAGCGCCGGATCGTCCACGAAGCGGGGGTCTCCGCCCTGCACAGCGACAAATTCGCGCAGTTTCCCGAGGGCTGCGCCGTTCTCGATAACTTCCCGGGCACGCGCGCGGGCCTCGTCGGGTCCAGTGCCGTGGGCCTGCAAGGCTTCCTCGGCCAGCGCCAGGCACAGATCTCGCAGATCCTCCGGACCTTCGCCGCGCAGGGTGGCAATCGCTTCCTGCACTTCCAGGCTGTTGCCGGCCAGGTGGCCCAAGGGGGTTTCCATGTCGGTCAGCAGCGCGCGTACCTGGCGCCCGGCATGGCGGCCGATGTCGACCATGGCGCGCGCCAGGATCTCGGCGTCCTCCAGGGTCTTCATGAAAGCGCCAGCCCCCACCTTGACATCCAGCACGATGGTTCTGGCGCCCGCCGCCAGTTTCTTGCTCATGATGCTCGACGCGATCAGGGGCACACTGTCGACGGTCGCGGTAACATCGCGCAGCGCGTACAGCAACCCGTCTGCCGGGGCGAGGTTTTTGCTCTGCCCCACGAGCGCCAGGCCCACTTCACGCGCCTGGCGCAGAAACGCTTCCTCGCTCAGCTGGTCCTGCCAACCGGGAATGCTCTCCAGTTTGTCGATGGTTCCGCCGGTATGCGCCAGTCCGCGTCCGCTCATCTTGGCGACCGTCAGGCCCAGCGCGGCCAGCATGGGGGCCAGCACCAGGCTGGTCTTGTCCCCCACCCCGCCGGTTGAGTGCTTGTCCACCGTATCCGGCAGGGCGCTCAGATCGAGCAGGTCGCCGCTTTCCGCCATGACCTCGGTCAGGTCGGCGGTTTCACGTGCGCTCATCCCGCGCAGGTACACCGCCATCAGCCAGGCGGCCACCTGATAGTCAGGCACGCTCCCCGCCGTGTATCCACCGATCAGCCGTTCGAGGTCGTCACGGGAATGCTCCTGTCCGTCGCGCTTTTTTTGAATCAGGTCCGGAATCGTCATAAGTCTCCATCAGGTTGTACCCGAAAAGCGGAA
The Deinococcus peraridilitoris DSM 19664 genome window above contains:
- a CDS encoding thymidine phosphorylase, which encodes MTIPDLIQKKRDGQEHSRDDLERLIGGYTAGSVPDYQVAAWLMAVYLRGMSARETADLTEVMAESGDLLDLSALPDTVDKHSTGGVGDKTSLVLAPMLAALGLTVAKMSGRGLAHTGGTIDKLESIPGWQDQLSEEAFLRQAREVGLALVGQSKNLAPADGLLYALRDVTATVDSVPLIASSIMSKKLAAGARTIVLDVKVGAGAFMKTLEDAEILARAMVDIGRHAGRQVRALLTDMETPLGHLAGNSLEVQEAIATLRGEGPEDLRDLCLALAEEALQAHGTGPDEARARAREVIENGAALGKLREFVAVQGGDPRFVDDPALLDVAPGRLEITAQQAGYLDEIDALAVGRAVLLLGGGREQKGEAIDHGVGVELPFKPGAAVQPGDVLARLYHREHGVEHAAQLLRAGLRVTPTRREPPPLVLGRVH